A single Phycisphaerae bacterium DNA region contains:
- a CDS encoding glutamate--tRNA ligase — MNPVRARFAPSPTGYLHVGGARSALFNWLFCRRNGGRFVLRIEDTDIQRNIEGADQKLRDDLRWLGIDWDEGPEVGGPYGPYNQSERLDLYRAAERKLLDAGLAYYAFDTAEELDALRRKAMAEKVSFRYPRPATFPSEADASRAREQGRPVVVRFAVPDEPITVHDEILGDVTFGAGEVEDLVIVKSNGWPTYHFAVVVDDEHMRISHVLRAQEHLMNTPKHVFMQRALGYSTPIYAHLPLVFNIDGTKMSKRDKHKVVRTAVKEKLKSKLWTPADVVTLASSDEAAIHRWLDKADAELDSTQLNRLAQAAGAVIPEIDVHDFRVSGYLPEALLNFIALIGWSPGDDRERLTRDEMIAAFSIDRIGKTAGRFDREKLLAVNTDYCATASPERLLAAFRDWSAASGSPLAALDDATASRVIEACKGMRTLRDIEAKAGILFAPDEAVEYDPAAVKKFLEKKDGAGYAMLSRLLPALESLNPWTAEGIDSLIKRMCEAEGVGMGDVAQPIRVAVAGRPVSPAIGETLALLGKTGTMNRVRRCLAARA, encoded by the coding sequence ATGAACCCTGTTCGAGCCAGATTTGCCCCATCTCCCACGGGGTATTTGCATGTCGGCGGCGCGCGATCGGCCCTGTTCAACTGGTTATTCTGCCGCCGGAACGGCGGACGATTCGTCCTTCGGATCGAGGACACGGATATCCAGCGGAATATTGAAGGCGCTGATCAGAAGCTGCGCGATGACCTCCGCTGGCTGGGTATCGACTGGGACGAGGGACCCGAAGTCGGCGGGCCCTACGGTCCATACAACCAGAGCGAACGGCTCGACCTTTATCGAGCAGCCGAGCGAAAACTGCTTGATGCCGGGCTCGCCTACTACGCATTCGACACCGCGGAAGAACTGGACGCGCTGCGCCGCAAGGCCATGGCAGAGAAAGTGAGCTTCCGATATCCGCGACCCGCCACTTTCCCGTCCGAAGCCGATGCGTCCCGAGCCCGCGAGCAGGGGCGGCCGGTCGTCGTGCGCTTCGCCGTTCCGGACGAACCGATCACGGTGCACGATGAAATCCTTGGCGACGTGACCTTCGGCGCGGGCGAAGTGGAGGACCTGGTCATCGTCAAATCGAACGGCTGGCCGACTTACCATTTCGCCGTTGTCGTGGATGACGAGCACATGCGGATCTCGCATGTGCTGCGCGCCCAGGAACACCTGATGAACACGCCGAAACACGTCTTCATGCAGAGGGCCCTGGGCTACAGCACGCCGATCTATGCCCATCTGCCCCTCGTGTTCAATATCGACGGCACGAAAATGAGCAAGCGCGACAAACACAAAGTCGTGCGAACGGCCGTGAAAGAAAAGCTGAAGAGCAAACTGTGGACGCCGGCGGATGTCGTTACTCTGGCATCTTCCGACGAGGCGGCAATCCACCGCTGGCTCGACAAGGCGGACGCCGAACTGGACTCAACGCAGCTCAATCGCCTGGCACAGGCCGCCGGAGCGGTGATTCCCGAGATCGATGTTCACGACTTTCGCGTGTCGGGCTATCTGCCCGAGGCGCTGCTCAACTTTATCGCCCTGATCGGCTGGTCACCCGGCGATGACCGCGAACGCCTTACGCGGGACGAGATGATCGCCGCGTTCTCCATTGATCGAATCGGCAAGACAGCCGGCCGGTTTGATCGCGAAAAGCTGCTTGCGGTCAACACCGACTACTGCGCGACCGCTTCACCCGAAAGGCTGCTGGCCGCGTTTCGCGACTGGTCAGCGGCGAGCGGCTCTCCCCTGGCAGCCCTGGATGACGCGACCGCCTCGCGCGTGATCGAAGCCTGCAAGGGAATGCGAACACTTCGCGATATCGAGGCGAAAGCAGGCATTCTCTTCGCCCCGGACGAAGCCGTTGAGTACGATCCGGCTGCCGTGAAGAAATTCCTCGAAAAGAAGGATGGCGCGGGCTACGCGATGTTGTCGAGGCTGCTTCCGGCGCTAGAATCTCTCAACCCGTGGACCGCCGAGGGCATTGATTCGCTCATCAAGCGAATGTGCGAGGCCGAAGGCGTCGGCATGGGCGATGTGGCACAGCCGATTCGCGTCGCCGTCGCCGGAAGGCCTGTGAGCCCCGCAATCGGTGAGACCCTGGCGCTGCTCGGCAAAACCGGAACCATGAACCGAGTTCGGCGCTGCCTCGCGGCGAGGGCATGA
- a CDS encoding terpene cyclase/mutase family protein, protein MNTRITDCRRFVFAGTIVVFLQAVALAQPPVTDTHAALPPKLLSDARRAVNRGLAYLRAAQDRDGGWTTARYGPAVTALVAQAFANDATYGPKHPIVERALARILQYEQNDGGIYDQRQNLANYQTSVVLSFLATLRDADQTQRVARAQRFLTRLQYGADDSMDSSNVWYGGSGYNSKKRPDLSNTQMMLEALHASGLSKDDPVYQRALTFISRSQMNEATNDQPFAKGSADGGFIYTPGDGGESKANPMIELVKSQPISYGSMTYSGFKSMLYANVSREDPRIESCLRWIRRNYTLDVNPGLRGRSAQEGLYYYYHVFARALYAWGEPIVVDDNGVSHNWRVDLCGKIVSLQNRDGSWVNERTRWLEGDENYVTALAILSLQTAMQADSDSARASRPAGTN, encoded by the coding sequence ATGAACACCCGCATCACTGATTGCCGGCGCTTTGTTTTCGCGGGGACGATCGTCGTTTTTCTGCAAGCGGTCGCCCTGGCCCAGCCCCCCGTCACCGACACACATGCGGCACTACCGCCGAAATTGCTGAGCGACGCAAGGCGCGCCGTGAATCGCGGCCTCGCGTATCTCCGCGCTGCACAGGATCGCGACGGCGGCTGGACAACCGCTCGCTACGGACCGGCCGTGACGGCGCTTGTCGCGCAGGCCTTCGCCAACGATGCGACCTACGGCCCGAAGCATCCGATCGTTGAGCGCGCCCTCGCGCGCATCCTGCAATACGAACAGAACGACGGCGGCATTTATGATCAGCGGCAGAATCTCGCGAACTATCAAACTTCCGTCGTGCTTTCCTTTCTCGCCACGCTGCGTGACGCCGATCAAACACAGCGCGTGGCCAGGGCACAGCGATTTCTCACGCGGCTGCAGTACGGCGCGGACGACTCGATGGATTCCTCCAACGTCTGGTACGGCGGATCCGGATACAACAGCAAGAAACGCCCCGACCTGTCCAACACACAGATGATGCTCGAAGCCCTGCACGCGAGCGGCCTGTCGAAGGATGACCCGGTCTATCAGCGCGCGTTGACATTCATCTCCCGCAGCCAGATGAACGAAGCCACGAACGATCAGCCGTTCGCGAAGGGATCGGCGGACGGCGGCTTCATCTACACGCCGGGCGACGGGGGCGAATCGAAGGCCAATCCGATGATCGAACTGGTGAAGTCGCAGCCGATCTCTTATGGCTCGATGACCTACTCCGGTTTCAAGAGCATGCTCTATGCAAATGTCTCAAGAGAGGATCCGCGCATCGAGTCCTGCCTGAGATGGATTCGGCGCAACTACACGCTGGACGTCAATCCCGGGCTTCGGGGTCGCTCCGCACAGGAGGGCCTCTACTACTACTACCATGTCTTCGCCCGGGCACTGTACGCGTGGGGCGAGCCGATCGTCGTGGATGACAATGGCGTGTCGCACAACTGGCGTGTGGACCTGTGCGGCAAGATTGTTTCGCTTCAGAACAGGGACGGAAGCTGGGTCAACGAGCGCACACGATGGCTGGAGGGGGACGAGAACTATGTGACCGCCCTGGCCATCCTCTCACTGCAAACGGCCATGCAGGCTGATTCGGACTCAGCCCGTGCGAGCCGACCGGCAGGCACGAATTGA
- a CDS encoding metallophosphoesterase, with protein MPWKVNSMSRKIAPFAVIVVSTLCVAGYKYDERTRPKLILGPMVQMPAPDQLAVVWTAQAGGSTAWIRFTRPDGSATEQAVEPADGRYVGELGGLELGKAYQYELFNAGMFGRRVRIAGPLDYKSPAAPGTAFRFVAFGDSGVGGNSQSLVANLMAAQKPNLVIHTGDLIYPAGAKQDYPLNFYEPNRSLLAHVPFMATLGNHDVATDKGAPLLAEFILPRNGPPGFEAERNYYFDFGDARFVALDSNQSSQGGVISAEQMATQIAPWVRSILTDCNARWKFAYFHHPYYTGSSHGPKGGEHMKRAFAQVFEDCGVDAVFCGHNHLYERTAPMKADKMVADGEGVVYITTGAGGAQRYPEANPPPPFLRTYNDRVFSFTCVDVSPDRVRIRQLDENGSQIDDFEIRKPAKN; from the coding sequence ATGCCTTGGAAAGTCAACTCGATGTCGCGAAAAATCGCCCCTTTTGCAGTGATTGTCGTCTCGACGCTCTGCGTTGCGGGATACAAGTACGACGAACGCACGCGCCCGAAACTGATTCTGGGGCCCATGGTCCAGATGCCAGCGCCCGACCAGCTCGCCGTCGTCTGGACCGCGCAGGCCGGTGGGTCGACGGCATGGATCCGATTCACGCGCCCGGACGGCAGCGCCACCGAGCAGGCCGTCGAGCCGGCCGACGGACGATATGTCGGTGAACTCGGCGGCCTCGAACTCGGCAAGGCTTATCAGTATGAGTTGTTTAATGCTGGAATGTTCGGACGGCGCGTTCGCATCGCGGGTCCGCTTGACTACAAAAGCCCGGCGGCGCCGGGAACGGCATTCCGATTCGTCGCCTTCGGAGATTCGGGTGTCGGTGGCAATTCGCAGTCCCTTGTTGCCAACCTGATGGCTGCACAGAAGCCGAATCTCGTGATTCACACGGGCGATCTGATCTATCCGGCCGGAGCAAAGCAGGACTATCCGCTGAACTTTTATGAGCCAAACCGATCGCTTCTTGCGCACGTCCCGTTCATGGCGACGCTCGGCAATCATGATGTCGCGACGGATAAGGGCGCTCCGCTGCTGGCGGAGTTTATTCTACCGCGAAATGGTCCGCCGGGGTTCGAGGCCGAACGCAACTACTACTTTGATTTCGGAGATGCCAGATTTGTGGCACTGGACTCCAACCAGTCATCGCAGGGCGGCGTCATCTCCGCGGAGCAGATGGCGACGCAGATCGCGCCGTGGGTTCGTTCCATCCTGACGGATTGCAATGCCCGGTGGAAGTTCGCCTACTTTCATCATCCATACTACACGGGCAGTTCGCATGGACCCAAGGGCGGAGAACACATGAAGCGCGCGTTCGCGCAGGTGTTTGAGGATTGCGGCGTGGATGCGGTCTTCTGCGGCCACAACCACCTCTACGAGCGCACCGCGCCGATGAAAGCGGACAAGATGGTGGCCGACGGCGAGGGCGTTGTTTATATCACGACGGGCGCCGGCGGGGCCCAGCGCTATCCGGAAGCGAATCCGCCTCCGCCGTTCCTGCGTACCTATAACGATCGGGTCTTCAGTTTCACCTGCGTGGACGTATCGCCCGATCGGGTGAGAATCCGGCAGTTGGACGAGAATGGAAGCCAGATTGACGACTTCGAGATTCGCAAGCCCGCGAAGAATTGA
- the prfB gene encoding peptide chain release factor 2, with protein sequence MVNDSKGACEWQPPKISCRLKSWRVASIRYETLFDLPKKRSDLKQIEELMGQPGFWDSPDAQEHVSRLKSLKGIIEPVEALGRRIDDIKVLIELADAEDDNAARAEVETERAAMIAELERVSLMALLSGPNDSRDCYFSIQAGAGGTEACDWASMLFRMYLRYFEAVGWKVEELSRRDGDEAGIQSVELMVKASYAYGYLSTEAGVHRLVRISPFNAQGKRQTSFAAVDVTPVFPETKIEIPERDLDVMTFCRSSGAGGQNVNKVATAVRIKHIPSGLVVECVNERSQAQNKHGALKILKSRLEAIEQAKRDAQMASIYDAKGEIAWGNQIRNYVLDDPRVKDLRTGLEVGNPQKVLDGDLQPFIDAMLRKRAMKNR encoded by the coding sequence ATAGTAAATGACAGCAAAGGAGCATGCGAATGGCAACCGCCGAAGATATCATGCCGATTGAAGAGTTGGAGAGTCGCTTCAATTCGATACGAGACTCTCTTTGACCTGCCGAAAAAGCGCAGCGACCTGAAGCAGATCGAAGAGCTCATGGGCCAGCCCGGATTCTGGGATTCTCCGGACGCCCAGGAGCATGTCTCCCGGCTCAAATCGCTCAAAGGCATTATCGAGCCGGTTGAAGCGCTCGGTAGACGCATCGATGATATCAAGGTCCTGATCGAACTGGCCGACGCGGAAGATGACAACGCCGCACGGGCGGAAGTGGAGACGGAGCGCGCCGCAATGATCGCGGAGCTGGAGCGCGTGTCGCTCATGGCGCTGTTGTCCGGGCCGAACGATTCGAGAGATTGCTACTTCAGCATTCAGGCCGGCGCGGGCGGCACCGAAGCATGCGACTGGGCTTCGATGCTCTTTCGAATGTACCTGCGATACTTCGAAGCCGTCGGCTGGAAAGTCGAAGAACTCTCCAGGCGCGATGGCGACGAAGCGGGCATTCAGTCCGTCGAACTGATGGTGAAGGCCTCCTATGCCTACGGCTATCTGAGCACCGAAGCCGGCGTCCACCGGCTGGTCCGAATCAGCCCATTCAACGCACAGGGCAAGCGGCAGACGAGCTTCGCGGCGGTCGATGTCACGCCGGTCTTCCCGGAAACCAAGATCGAGATTCCCGAACGCGATCTGGACGTGATGACCTTCTGCCGAAGCAGCGGCGCCGGCGGCCAAAACGTTAACAAAGTGGCTACGGCCGTCCGCATCAAGCACATTCCGAGCGGCCTTGTCGTCGAGTGCGTTAATGAACGAAGTCAGGCCCAGAACAAGCACGGCGCCCTGAAAATTCTGAAGTCGCGCCTTGAGGCGATCGAACAGGCCAAGCGCGATGCCCAGATGGCCAGCATCTACGATGCCAAAGGCGAAATCGCCTGGGGCAACCAGATCCGCAACTATGTCCTCGACGATCCCCGGGTGAAAGACCTTCGCACCGGGCTCGAAGTGGGCAATCCGCAAAAAGTGCTGGATGGCGATTTGCAGCCGTTCATCGATGCAATGTTGCGAAAACGGGCGATGAAAAACCGATAG
- a CDS encoding HEAT repeat domain-containing protein — protein MTDSPDHARNVSSHVPPDSGETPRPSEPAPSLRDPAHAGQSGTRRRSPIWFPASIALMVVAFLIVLMARDHIRAGWFAYRIVHTKDPGERAYYSAALASLGPASLWSAERLADDPDPDVRLLAIFVLKSIDAPEADARIGRILTDRSQTVRDAAATTLAFAADGGRIQALHELWRPLDAIFSGAMLTDSAINAAAAAAAAFSRIKPELSSEALAAVISPSTPPAVRAQAIESIGALAMSHQGALAELVGPFMPIRARFSHRGPTISPSEIDFFTPLVRSLGDHDRFRGSLALEREIASASGFLAGSGRAVVAHRDAPAPDAHRRVSDIAGEVIQELAGFSPDAVPIANSDQEREMVMRIRAAYEARLAARTHQKAGPASQPADNDTGSGL, from the coding sequence ATGACCGACTCGCCAGATCATGCCAGGAATGTGTCATCCCATGTTCCGCCGGACTCGGGCGAGACGCCCCGGCCGTCCGAGCCGGCGCCATCTCTCCGTGACCCGGCGCACGCGGGACAAAGCGGGACGAGGCGTCGATCGCCCATCTGGTTTCCCGCCTCTATCGCGCTGATGGTTGTCGCCTTTCTGATCGTGCTGATGGCGCGGGATCATATACGCGCCGGCTGGTTCGCGTATCGAATTGTGCACACAAAGGATCCGGGCGAACGGGCATATTACTCAGCAGCCCTGGCGTCACTGGGACCCGCCTCGCTTTGGTCCGCAGAACGACTCGCCGACGACCCTGATCCCGATGTGCGGCTCCTGGCAATCTTTGTCCTGAAGTCGATCGATGCCCCCGAAGCGGATGCCCGGATCGGTCGCATCCTGACGGACCGCTCGCAGACCGTGCGAGATGCCGCAGCGACGACACTCGCATTCGCAGCCGACGGCGGCCGAATTCAGGCGTTGCATGAACTTTGGCGTCCCCTGGATGCGATATTCTCTGGTGCCATGCTCACCGACTCGGCAATCAACGCGGCGGCCGCGGCCGCTGCGGCGTTTTCCCGCATCAAGCCCGAGCTGAGCAGCGAGGCGCTGGCCGCCGTCATCAGTCCATCAACGCCGCCGGCCGTTCGCGCTCAAGCCATTGAATCGATTGGCGCGCTCGCGATGAGTCATCAGGGTGCGCTTGCGGAACTGGTGGGGCCATTCATGCCGATCAGGGCGCGATTCTCCCACCGAGGCCCCACGATTTCCCCTTCGGAAATCGACTTTTTCACGCCGCTGGTTCGATCGCTCGGCGATCATGACCGATTCCGTGGATCGTTGGCTCTGGAACGGGAGATCGCCTCGGCGTCCGGTTTTCTCGCCGGCTCGGGACGGGCGGTGGTGGCACATCGCGACGCGCCGGCCCCGGATGCCCATCGCCGGGTAAGTGACATCGCCGGCGAAGTGATTCAGGAACTGGCGGGATTTTCCCCGGATGCCGTTCCGATCGCGAATAGCGATCAGGAACGCGAGATGGTCATGCGCATACGAGCGGCCTACGAAGCGCGTCTCGCCGCTCGAACGCATCAGAAGGCCGGTCCCGCGTCACAGCCCGCCGACAACGATACCGGATCCGGACTCTGA
- a CDS encoding CBS domain-containing protein, which translates to MQLIEIGDTRVVQVRPDDSIDHAISLMDQHNFRHLPVVERSRILGMVSDRDLLSAVAMLPNSERSASSEGPARVGATRIDQVMSRPAITVDAEAPLEAAAEIMLRERIRAVPLVYKDRIAGIVTETDFLKCYLDDRPIARRTGWRLRKVGDHMSSPVITLALNDQYLHAVRVMQSRRIRHLPIVEQGRLVGIISDRDMRRAIGGLPILVEDARSEAHRPHTQIVMRDIMSSEVVTINPPATLAEAADTLVSNKFGSLPVVQDSALVGIITESDLLRHFLDSCRNP; encoded by the coding sequence ATGCAGCTCATCGAAATCGGCGATACGCGCGTGGTGCAGGTGCGGCCTGACGATTCCATCGATCATGCCATTTCCCTGATGGACCAACATAATTTCCGGCACTTACCGGTTGTTGAGCGGAGCCGGATTCTTGGAATGGTCTCGGACAGGGATTTGCTGTCTGCGGTCGCGATGCTTCCGAATTCAGAGCGCAGCGCCAGCAGCGAAGGCCCGGCGCGAGTCGGGGCGACCCGCATCGATCAGGTCATGTCCCGGCCCGCGATCACGGTGGATGCCGAAGCGCCGCTTGAGGCTGCCGCCGAAATCATGCTGCGCGAGCGCATTCGCGCGGTGCCGCTGGTTTACAAGGATCGAATAGCCGGCATTGTGACTGAAACCGATTTTCTCAAGTGCTATCTCGACGATCGGCCAATCGCCCGTCGAACGGGCTGGCGCCTGCGCAAGGTCGGCGATCATATGAGTTCACCAGTCATCACGCTGGCGCTGAACGATCAATACCTGCACGCCGTTCGCGTGATGCAGTCTCGTCGAATCCGTCACCTGCCGATTGTCGAGCAGGGCAGACTGGTCGGCATCATCTCTGATCGAGACATGCGCCGCGCCATCGGCGGATTGCCGATTCTCGTGGAGGATGCCAGGTCCGAGGCACACCGGCCGCATACACAGATCGTCATGAGGGACATCATGTCGAGCGAGGTCGTGACGATCAATCCTCCGGCGACGCTCGCCGAGGCGGCCGACACCCTCGTCTCGAACAAATTCGGCTCGCTTCCCGTCGTTCAGGATTCGGCCCTCGTCGGCATTATCACCGAATCCGACCTCCTCCGGCATTTTCTGGACTCGTGCCGCAATCCGTAG
- a CDS encoding US12 family protein — MNQEFNNPTPVVPVFELDTETRGTFIARTYAHLFGAIMAFTGLEVLFFKTGASDSIMKLLASAGNRSWLLVLGGFMLISWFARRTASTAPSRMAQYLALSAYVAAWSVLFVPILWIADEFAPGAIQSAAVTTILGFAGLTCIAFGTRKDFSFLRGILMWVGLSAFIAIIAAVIFGFELGTWFSVAMVAFAGAAILYDTSNVIHHYPRDRYVGASLELFASVALMFWYLLRLFSSRN, encoded by the coding sequence ATGAATCAGGAGTTCAACAATCCGACCCCCGTGGTGCCGGTTTTTGAATTGGATACCGAAACGCGCGGAACGTTCATTGCGAGGACGTACGCTCATCTGTTCGGCGCGATCATGGCGTTCACCGGATTGGAGGTATTGTTCTTCAAGACTGGCGCGTCTGATTCGATCATGAAACTTCTCGCCTCGGCCGGCAACCGGAGCTGGCTGCTTGTGCTCGGAGGGTTCATGCTGATTTCGTGGTTCGCGCGGCGAACGGCGTCGACGGCTCCCTCCCGGATGGCGCAGTATCTCGCACTCTCGGCTTATGTCGCGGCCTGGTCTGTCCTGTTTGTCCCCATCCTCTGGATTGCGGACGAGTTTGCCCCGGGTGCGATTCAGAGCGCGGCGGTGACCACCATTTTGGGTTTTGCCGGCCTGACCTGTATTGCATTCGGCACGCGAAAGGATTTCTCGTTTCTTCGCGGCATTCTGATGTGGGTCGGCTTGTCCGCATTCATTGCGATCATCGCCGCGGTCATCTTCGGCTTTGAGCTTGGAACCTGGTTCAGTGTCGCAATGGTTGCCTTCGCGGGGGCGGCGATTCTATACGATACCTCCAATGTGATTCATCACTATCCGCGTGATCGATATGTCGGAGCCTCGCTGGAACTGTTCGCTTCAGTCGCATTGATGTTCTGGTACCTGCTGCGCTTGTTCTCGTCGCGGAACTAA
- a CDS encoding phospho-sugar mutase, which yields MLHESIQLAARQWLDDPVIADTDKVEIRRLLDAHDERELTDRFYKDLEFGTGGMRGVIGEGRNRMNIYTVGAAVQGLANYISRVGESAKRGGVAIAYDCRRMSVEFSRRAALVLAANGIKAYVFDALRPTPELSFVVRHLRCTAGIVITASHNPPEYNGLKVYWSDGAQVVPPQDKAIIDEVRGVGPFANIRLADEGSPEARKLTEVIGAEVDEAFLTAVDESCLCPDICRKHGDSLKIVYTPLHGTGHLLVPEALRRRGFRHVLTEPAQSKPDGEFPTVKSPNPEEPAAMQLGMALAQRHAADLVIATDPDADRAGIAVRRGDGTYVLLTGNRIGAILTYFICEQLKSDGRLPANGLVLSTIVSSDLAKIIAGSYGAEVIETLTGFKWIAEEIRRWTEPAADGSPRKSFLFGMEESYGYLPCVFVRDKDAVTSSAFIADAAAFAAERGTTLYGMLEDLFRRFGYFEEGAKSVTMKGESGARMIETIMNSLREKHPIAIAGVAVETVTDMLTGIARRVSDGAEVSRFSLPPSDVMVFALADGTKVIARPSGTEPKIKFYILVRSSESNLDRARSHCAERIRMIDADLSALIARVTA from the coding sequence ATGCTCCATGAATCGATTCAACTTGCTGCCAGGCAATGGCTGGATGATCCCGTGATTGCGGATACTGACAAGGTCGAGATCCGCCGCCTTCTGGATGCGCACGACGAGCGCGAACTGACTGATCGCTTCTACAAGGACCTTGAATTCGGCACCGGCGGCATGCGTGGCGTCATCGGCGAAGGCCGCAATCGAATGAACATCTACACAGTGGGAGCGGCCGTACAGGGGCTTGCAAACTACATCTCGCGCGTCGGCGAATCCGCCAAGCGAGGCGGCGTGGCCATCGCTTACGACTGTCGCCGGATGAGCGTTGAGTTCTCGAGGCGAGCGGCCCTGGTTCTTGCGGCGAACGGAATCAAGGCCTACGTCTTCGACGCCTTGCGTCCGACGCCGGAGCTGTCGTTTGTCGTGCGGCACCTGCGTTGCACTGCCGGAATCGTCATCACTGCCAGTCACAATCCTCCCGAATACAACGGGTTAAAGGTGTACTGGAGCGACGGCGCACAGGTCGTGCCACCGCAGGACAAGGCGATTATTGACGAAGTGCGCGGCGTTGGTCCGTTCGCAAATATCCGTCTTGCCGACGAGGGCTCGCCTGAAGCCCGCAAACTGACCGAAGTAATCGGCGCCGAAGTCGATGAGGCGTTTCTGACCGCGGTTGACGAATCGTGCCTCTGCCCCGACATCTGCCGGAAGCATGGCGACAGTCTGAAGATCGTTTACACGCCGCTTCACGGCACAGGCCATCTGCTTGTGCCCGAGGCATTGCGGCGACGGGGATTTCGACACGTCTTGACCGAGCCGGCACAGTCGAAGCCCGATGGCGAATTTCCCACGGTGAAATCTCCGAATCCGGAGGAGCCTGCGGCCATGCAGCTTGGCATGGCGTTGGCACAGCGCCACGCCGCCGATCTTGTCATTGCCACGGATCCGGACGCAGATCGTGCAGGCATCGCGGTGCGCCGCGGCGACGGCACCTACGTACTGCTCACCGGCAATCGAATCGGCGCGATACTGACGTACTTCATATGCGAACAGTTGAAGTCCGACGGCCGTTTGCCGGCCAACGGTCTGGTTCTCAGTACGATCGTGAGCAGCGATCTTGCAAAGATCATTGCGGGGTCGTACGGCGCGGAGGTCATCGAGACGTTAACGGGCTTCAAGTGGATCGCGGAGGAGATTCGCCGTTGGACTGAGCCGGCGGCCGACGGATCTCCGCGCAAGTCGTTTCTGTTCGGCATGGAAGAGAGCTACGGCTATTTGCCATGCGTCTTTGTGCGTGACAAGGATGCGGTGACCAGTTCCGCGTTCATTGCCGATGCCGCGGCGTTCGCGGCCGAACGGGGCACGACGCTGTATGGCATGTTGGAGGACCTTTTCCGGCGATTCGGCTACTTCGAAGAGGGGGCGAAGAGTGTCACAATGAAGGGTGAAAGCGGCGCCCGCATGATTGAGACGATCATGAACTCGCTGCGAGAGAAACATCCGATCGCCATAGCGGGGGTGGCCGTGGAAACTGTCACGGACATGCTGACCGGCATTGCGCGTCGGGTCTCCGACGGCGCCGAGGTCAGTCGATTCAGTCTGCCTCCGAGTGATGTCATGGTTTTCGCACTGGCCGATGGGACCAAGGTGATTGCCAGGCCGAGCGGAACAGAGCCGAAGATCAAGTTCTATATTCTCGTGCGCTCGTCGGAGAGCAACCTGGATCGGGCCAGGTCGCACTGTGCGGAACGAATTCGCATGATCGATGCGGACCTTTCAGCGCTGATCGCTCGCGTCACGGCCTAG